One Ananas comosus cultivar F153 linkage group 1, ASM154086v1, whole genome shotgun sequence DNA window includes the following coding sequences:
- the LOC109718688 gene encoding transcription repressor OFP13-like, whose protein sequence is MNQMARELSSTTVLLHKNSNSTAPPPLPWPSCKHPETRSSRANRVNSARFDSAESCFSSSSSGESEKSLSTISEASVGQNGAADDAVEAVIRGLRPDPNRLFFEPGSGSSSIAKKPADPVEPEPDRFEGGVAVAVDSEDLYADFRASMEAMVAAHGVKGWDWLEEMLTWYLRANGKATHGVIVGAFLDLLVAISASSTDASSSSSSSSSSSSSSSFSFEMENANENSGSLRGDVAKNKKRDE, encoded by the coding sequence ATGAACCAAATGGCTAGGGAACTTAGCTCAACCACAGTACTCTTACACAAGAACAGCAACAGTACTGCTCCCCCTCCACTTCCATGGCCCTCTTGCAAACACCCCGAGACCCGCTCCTCCAGAGCCAACCGGGTCAACTCGGCCCGGTTCGACTCGGCCGAGTCGTGCTTCAGCAGCTCCTCCTCGGGCGAGTCGGAGAAGAGCCTCTCGACGATCTCCGAAGCTTCCGTGGGACAAAATGGCGCGGCCGACGACGCCGTCGAGGCCGTAATCCGCGGGCTCCGGCCCGACCCGAACCGGCTCTTCTTCGAACCGGGCTCCGGCTCGAGCTCGATAGCTAAGAAGCCGGCGGACCCGGTCGAGCCCGAACCGGACCGGTTCGAGGGGGGAGTGGCGGTCGCGGTGGACTCGGAGGACCTGTACGCGGACTTCCGCGCGTCGATGGAGGCGATGGTCGCGGCGCACGGCGTGAAGGGCTGGGATTGGCTGGAGGAGATGCTGACGTGGTACCTCAGGGCCAATGGGAAGGCGACACATGGCGTGATCGTGGGCGCCTTCCTGGATCTGCTCGTGGCGATCAGTGCGAGCTCCACCGacgcttcttcttcgtcgtcgtcgtcgtcgtcgtcgtcctcttcTTCGTCCTTCTCATTTGAGATGGAGAACGCAAATGAAAATTCTGGTTCCTTGAGGGGTGATGTTgcaaaaaataagaagagagatGAGTAG